In one window of Candidatus Methanosuratincola sp. DNA:
- a CDS encoding CBS domain-containing protein translates to MSLSAPQKEIVVALLELYDKKRSLVKSKEIAARTGRDEGTVRNIMPVLRAIGLVEAIPGPKGGYLPTSKAYESFNVPKGPRSLSVPIYTKKGEKTEVTVTDILFKSVFSPDFCQAILKVIGNLSRFDIGEEIVIGPTPSGRMVIEGKIAGRDDLHGEILLDVITLISIPRVTVGEVMSKRIVSVLASAPLRTAAETLYKEMIRAAPIIEDGKLVGMITSSDISRCVTEGKMHLTVREAATRKPVLIGMEEDMLQAMEKMQRSSIGRLVVVDTDERPVGIITRTDILLRILKPFEMIEGRKPENRAA, encoded by the coding sequence ATGTCTCTCTCCGCTCCGCAAAAAGAAATCGTAGTCGCACTTCTTGAGCTGTATGACAAGAAGCGGTCCCTTGTGAAGAGCAAGGAGATCGCAGCAAGGACAGGCAGGGACGAAGGCACCGTAAGGAATATAATGCCAGTCCTAAGGGCGATAGGACTGGTAGAGGCCATTCCTGGACCGAAGGGGGGTTACCTCCCCACAAGCAAGGCATATGAGAGCTTCAACGTCCCCAAAGGACCAAGATCGCTCTCTGTCCCAATCTACACAAAGAAAGGTGAGAAAACCGAAGTAACAGTCACCGACATCCTCTTCAAGAGCGTATTCAGTCCCGACTTCTGCCAGGCTATACTGAAGGTCATCGGAAACCTCTCACGGTTCGACATAGGCGAGGAGATCGTGATCGGTCCGACGCCCTCGGGAAGAATGGTGATTGAGGGGAAGATCGCGGGCAGGGACGACCTCCATGGAGAGATCCTTCTCGACGTAATAACACTGATCAGCATCCCCCGCGTCACTGTAGGCGAGGTGATGTCGAAGAGGATAGTCTCAGTCCTTGCTTCTGCCCCCCTCAGGACAGCCGCAGAGACGCTCTACAAGGAGATGATAAGGGCTGCGCCCATAATTGAGGATGGCAAGCTGGTGGGGATGATAACTAGTTCGGATATCTCAAGGTGTGTCACCGAGGGGAAGATGCACCTCACAGTCCGGGAGGCAGCCACAAGGAAGCCCGTGCTCATAGGCATGGAGGAGGACATGCTCCAGGCAATGGAGAAGATGCAGCGGTCCAGCATCGGCAGGCTCGTCGTCGTAGACACGGATGAAAGGCCTGTTGGGATAATCACCAGAACCGATATCCTCCTCAGGATCCTCAAGCCCTTCGAAATGATAGAGGGTAGGAAACCCGAAAACCGGGCTGCCTAG
- a CDS encoding Rieske 2Fe-2S domain-containing protein, with product MPEVRVAKVSEIPPGTKKSIKASKTRVLVANVDGKFYATQSVCSHLNNPLFTGRLQGNTIWCDMHWAAFNVTNGEVVKLPDGYSLEKIPPLKTYPVRVEGDDIIVEVPE from the coding sequence TTGCCGGAAGTAAGAGTTGCCAAGGTCTCTGAGATCCCTCCCGGAACGAAAAAGAGCATCAAGGCCTCCAAGACCAGGGTGCTAGTAGCGAATGTTGACGGCAAATTTTACGCAACACAGTCTGTTTGCAGTCACCTGAATAATCCTCTCTTCACCGGGCGCCTTCAGGGGAACACGATCTGGTGCGACATGCACTGGGCTGCCTTCAACGTGACGAACGGAGAAGTGGTGAAGCTGCCCGATGGCTACTCCTTGGAGAAGATCCCGCCTCTCAAGACCTACCCGGTGCGCGTCGAGGGCGACGACATAATTGTGGAAGTCCCTGAGTGA
- the thrC gene encoding threonine synthase — protein sequence MILRCIGCNAEFGPEEIIYSCRRCGGLLEVVMEPPKATFDDFSKRGFGVWRYREFIPIEEGVEIVTLDEGGTPLYRCDRLAKWAGVRRLFIKYEGRNPTGSFKDRGMTVGVTKAKSLGSKAVACASTGNTSASLAAYAARSGLTCYVILPSGKVAMGKLAQALMHGAKVISVKGNFDQALKLVMDVSRSMGIYLLNSINPWRLEGQKTLAFELVDQLGHVPEFVAVPMGNCGNISAIWKGFVELEGAGLIREKPRMFGVQAAGAAPVVEMLRKNLERLSPVKTPETVATAIRIGNPVNWPKAVNAIRNSSGLYDSVTDDEIVETQKMIACLEGIGVEPASAASVAGVRKAVLSGSIPRDAEVACVCTGHLLKDPEEVISVCGKPIEIPPDLKAVTEMIRPDQSAPLPTRRAD from the coding sequence GTGATACTCAGGTGCATAGGCTGCAACGCAGAATTCGGCCCAGAAGAGATAATATACAGTTGCAGGAGATGCGGGGGACTGCTCGAGGTTGTCATGGAGCCCCCAAAAGCTACATTTGATGACTTTTCTAAGAGGGGATTCGGGGTATGGCGCTACAGGGAGTTCATACCCATAGAGGAAGGGGTTGAGATAGTCACGCTGGACGAGGGGGGCACCCCGCTTTACAGGTGCGACAGGCTCGCAAAATGGGCGGGCGTCAGGAGGCTCTTCATAAAGTATGAGGGAAGGAACCCTACCGGGAGCTTCAAGGACAGGGGGATGACCGTTGGCGTCACCAAGGCAAAAAGCCTGGGATCTAAGGCAGTGGCATGTGCGTCCACGGGCAACACCTCTGCTTCGCTGGCAGCGTATGCCGCAAGATCCGGGCTCACATGCTATGTGATACTGCCATCCGGGAAAGTGGCAATGGGGAAGCTCGCACAGGCGCTCATGCACGGCGCGAAGGTGATCTCAGTCAAGGGCAACTTCGATCAGGCACTCAAGCTGGTCATGGACGTCTCGAGGAGCATGGGAATATACCTCCTCAACAGCATAAACCCATGGAGGCTGGAGGGGCAGAAGACCCTCGCATTCGAGCTCGTCGATCAGCTCGGGCATGTCCCTGAGTTCGTCGCAGTCCCCATGGGCAACTGCGGGAACATCTCGGCGATATGGAAGGGGTTCGTCGAGCTGGAAGGCGCAGGGTTGATCAGGGAGAAGCCGAGGATGTTCGGGGTTCAGGCTGCCGGCGCAGCCCCGGTTGTTGAGATGCTCAGGAAGAATCTCGAGAGGCTCAGCCCGGTGAAAACGCCAGAAACGGTCGCAACCGCAATAAGGATAGGGAATCCAGTTAACTGGCCGAAGGCGGTCAACGCGATCAGGAACTCAAGCGGGCTCTACGACTCGGTCACGGACGATGAGATCGTTGAGACTCAGAAGATGATAGCCTGCCTCGAGGGGATCGGGGTCGAGCCCGCGAGCGCTGCATCGGTTGCAGGTGTGAGGAAGGCGGTCTTGTCCGGATCGATACCTAGGGACGCTGAGGTGGCATGTGTCTGCACAGGGCACCTGCTCAAGGACCCTGAGGAGGTCATCAGCGTCTGCGGCAAGCCGATCGAGATACCTCCTGACCTTAAGGCAGTTACGGAAATGATCAGGCCGGATCAATCAGCGCCTCTTCCAACCCGAAGAGCGGACTAG
- a CDS encoding deoxyhypusine synthase family protein, producing the protein METNFKFFSKKQEEIRLTPEVVAERKALLSQPVEPVDLDKAVTIKDLVESWKGCGIQSRSLAECAMVYENMLLDPDRPTVMIGLSGALIAGGLRKVLSTMIKKGIVDVVVSTGAILYQDYYAAMGYRHYKGTPNADDSVLHDLYIDRIYDAYVDEIGFVRCDDAISEFCTTLEPRRYSTREFLYALGSTLNDDDSILYNAYRYGIPVFCPAIADSSIGIGLAGYYRWAKENGVATFVIDVMQDNFEIAQIVLKSKKTGSIYVGGGVPKNYINDAAVMLDYTRGHSYAFQITADAPHWGGLTGSTLDEAKSWGKVSAKATRATVYTESTIGLPLIVGYILQKGVPSGRKRLRFNWRDAGLEIDQY; encoded by the coding sequence TTGGAGACTAATTTCAAATTCTTCAGCAAGAAACAGGAAGAGATCCGCCTGACTCCTGAGGTCGTAGCCGAAAGGAAAGCACTTCTCAGCCAGCCCGTCGAGCCCGTGGATCTGGATAAGGCGGTCACGATAAAGGATCTGGTAGAGTCATGGAAGGGGTGCGGGATCCAATCTAGGAGTCTTGCCGAATGCGCTATGGTGTACGAGAATATGCTCCTGGACCCCGACCGTCCGACCGTGATGATTGGGCTATCCGGCGCGCTCATAGCTGGGGGCCTCCGCAAAGTGCTCAGCACGATGATAAAGAAGGGGATAGTCGACGTGGTCGTCTCCACTGGCGCCATCCTGTACCAGGACTACTATGCCGCGATGGGATACAGGCATTACAAAGGGACACCGAATGCTGACGACTCGGTGCTGCACGACCTTTACATCGACCGGATATACGATGCGTATGTTGACGAGATAGGCTTCGTAAGGTGCGACGATGCCATATCCGAGTTCTGCACCACGCTGGAGCCGAGGCGCTACTCCACAAGAGAGTTCCTATACGCCCTGGGTTCGACCTTAAATGATGATGACTCTATACTCTACAACGCCTACAGGTATGGCATCCCGGTCTTCTGCCCTGCAATCGCAGACAGCTCGATAGGTATCGGCCTGGCTGGCTACTACCGGTGGGCCAAGGAAAACGGCGTGGCGACATTCGTCATAGATGTGATGCAGGACAACTTTGAGATAGCCCAGATCGTGTTGAAGTCAAAGAAGACCGGTTCCATATATGTCGGGGGTGGGGTCCCGAAGAACTATATCAATGACGCTGCGGTAATGCTCGATTACACGCGGGGTCACTCCTACGCCTTCCAGATCACAGCCGATGCCCCCCACTGGGGAGGTCTCACGGGCAGTACCCTCGACGAGGCAAAGTCCTGGGGCAAGGTCTCGGCAAAGGCAACACGTGCTACAGTCTACACCGAATCCACCATCGGTCTCCCACTAATAGTGGGCTATATACTCCAGAAGGGTGTCCCATCCGGGAGGAAACGGCTGAGATTCAACTGGAGAGATGCCGGTCTTGAGATCGACCAATATTGA
- a CDS encoding ATP/GTP-binding protein, producing MELINIFIVGPAGSGKSTLVHSLGSWMQSHGYNVSRVNLDPGTESVCYPADFDIREYVTVADLMRREGLGPNGALIRAAEIVEAKLEEISKRIGSSGADFRILDTPGQMEIFLFRSFGPTFVSKITGRSACIFTIDPYLASTGLDVPVIKLIALTIELRLGIPTLEVMTKSDLQRDAPSWSAFEGMNIAQVEGLSGELASSLASVVSELEKKRRIIPVSSKTGEGMEDLYKAIGELFCSCGDLT from the coding sequence TTGGAGCTGATTAACATCTTTATCGTTGGCCCAGCAGGCTCCGGAAAGAGCACACTGGTGCACTCCCTTGGCAGCTGGATGCAGTCCCATGGGTACAACGTTTCAAGGGTCAACTTGGATCCAGGTACAGAATCGGTATGCTATCCGGCCGACTTCGACATAAGGGAATACGTGACCGTAGCCGATCTGATGCGAAGAGAGGGGCTTGGCCCGAATGGCGCCCTGATCAGGGCTGCCGAGATCGTTGAAGCTAAACTCGAAGAGATCTCCAAGAGAATTGGATCGTCAGGAGCCGACTTCAGAATTTTAGACACCCCGGGGCAGATGGAGATCTTCCTCTTCAGGAGCTTCGGGCCCACGTTTGTCTCTAAGATCACCGGGAGATCTGCCTGCATCTTCACCATCGACCCTTACTTGGCGTCAACCGGGCTTGACGTTCCTGTGATAAAACTGATTGCCCTCACGATCGAGCTCAGACTGGGGATCCCGACGCTTGAGGTTATGACAAAATCAGACCTTCAAAGGGACGCCCCCTCTTGGTCTGCTTTTGAAGGTATGAATATAGCGCAGGTGGAAGGCCTCTCTGGCGAGCTGGCATCGAGCCTGGCATCCGTGGTAAGCGAGCTCGAGAAGAAAAGAAGGATCATCCCAGTCTCTTCGAAGACTGGGGAGGGCATGGAAGATTTATACAAGGCGATCGGCGAGCTCTTCTGTTCATGCGGCGACCTCACCTAG
- a CDS encoding homoserine kinase: MRTVEVSAPATIANLGPGYDLMGMALDSPRDFLRVSLIKSGIDEIEIEGIGGDTISSESDQNSSMVAARAVLRRAGVTGYCLKMHLRKGVPPRMGMGSSGASSAAGAFAANVLLDSPLGETEVLECAMEGEKAACGSAHADNVAPSLLGGITAILSYDPIKIMKLRPLSGVEVVEATPEVEIAQEKTKLAREVLPASVALGTVVSQMSSFALLLMGIMKNDPKMAGQGISGDRIVEPARAKLIPGFFEVKSAALEAGAYGCSISGAGPSVFALVPSGLGMQVGERMVERFSDAGVRSKFSIHMISEEGAKVV; the protein is encoded by the coding sequence TTGAGGACCGTTGAGGTGTCTGCCCCTGCCACAATAGCGAACCTTGGACCCGGCTACGACCTTATGGGGATGGCCCTGGACAGCCCCAGGGATTTTCTACGGGTCAGCCTGATAAAGTCTGGCATTGACGAGATAGAGATCGAGGGGATAGGCGGGGATACGATATCATCAGAATCTGACCAGAACTCTTCCATGGTGGCGGCAAGGGCAGTCCTGAGAAGGGCGGGTGTGACAGGGTACTGCCTCAAGATGCACCTCAGGAAGGGGGTCCCACCAAGGATGGGGATGGGAAGCTCTGGAGCCTCGTCGGCTGCTGGCGCTTTTGCTGCAAATGTCCTTCTCGACAGTCCCCTAGGCGAGACCGAAGTACTCGAATGCGCAATGGAGGGGGAGAAGGCGGCATGCGGCTCGGCGCATGCGGACAATGTGGCACCCTCCCTGCTCGGAGGGATCACTGCGATCCTCAGCTATGATCCCATCAAAATCATGAAGCTCCGACCGCTCTCGGGCGTGGAGGTTGTGGAGGCGACTCCAGAGGTGGAGATCGCCCAGGAGAAGACTAAGCTCGCGAGGGAAGTCCTACCGGCTTCGGTCGCCCTGGGTACTGTTGTCTCTCAGATGAGCTCATTCGCCCTACTTTTGATGGGGATCATGAAGAATGACCCTAAAATGGCGGGGCAGGGGATCTCAGGCGACAGGATAGTCGAGCCCGCAAGGGCGAAGCTCATCCCCGGCTTTTTTGAGGTTAAGAGCGCAGCCCTGGAGGCTGGCGCATACGGCTGCAGCATCAGTGGTGCAGGCCCTTCGGTCTTCGCACTGGTCCCATCGGGCCTTGGGATGCAGGTTGGGGAAAGGATGGTAGAGCGGTTCAGCGATGCCGGCGTAAGGTCAAAATTCTCAATCCATATGATAAGCGAAGAAGGTGCAAAGGTTGTCTGA
- the larE gene encoding ATP-dependent sacrificial sulfur transferase LarE, producing MSCRQYSLGEKLRRLENWFSGKRGVLVAFSGGVDSTLVAALAAKTLGDRAVAITVRTEFLGEGDLERAGKSAIEAGIKHEILELRLPEEVLMNTQDRCYLCKAALMKELLYAAGRLGIDLVVDGTNSDDISAGRPGIKALRELGIRSPLAEVGVSKKESYELSVMIGLSVDKGSNSCLATRFPFGHRFTEEEGRMVEKGERFLRTRGFRTVRVRVTDLSARIEVGPAEIDKALDRDLRKEIVHEFRRLGFRSVSLDLEGYRPGSMDYLESSRL from the coding sequence TTGAGCTGCAGACAATATTCTTTGGGTGAGAAGCTGAGAAGGCTCGAGAACTGGTTCTCAGGAAAGAGGGGCGTACTTGTCGCCTTCTCGGGCGGGGTGGACAGCACCTTGGTCGCAGCTTTAGCAGCGAAGACTCTTGGCGACAGGGCTGTCGCCATTACGGTGAGGACCGAGTTCCTTGGGGAGGGGGACTTGGAGAGGGCGGGGAAGAGCGCAATAGAGGCGGGGATAAAGCACGAGATACTCGAGCTAAGGCTTCCTGAAGAGGTCTTGATGAACACGCAAGACAGATGTTACCTGTGCAAGGCGGCGTTAATGAAGGAGCTATTGTATGCAGCAGGGAGGCTTGGGATTGACTTGGTCGTCGACGGCACGAACTCTGACGACATAAGTGCAGGTCGTCCGGGGATCAAAGCCCTCAGAGAACTGGGGATAAGGAGCCCGCTCGCCGAGGTCGGGGTGAGCAAAAAGGAGTCTTATGAACTCTCGGTTATGATCGGATTGAGCGTGGATAAGGGATCCAACTCGTGCCTTGCGACGAGGTTTCCCTTCGGGCACCGGTTCACGGAGGAAGAAGGGAGAATGGTCGAGAAGGGCGAACGATTCCTCAGGACGAGGGGGTTCAGAACGGTAAGGGTCAGGGTCACCGACCTTTCAGCAAGGATCGAGGTCGGTCCTGCCGAGATCGACAAGGCGCTCGATCGGGATCTTAGGAAGGAGATTGTGCATGAGTTCAGAAGATTAGGGTTCAGGAGCGTGAGCCTTGACTTGGAGGGATATAGACCAGGCAGCATGGACTACCTCGAAAGCAGCCGCCTCTGA
- a CDS encoding phenylacetate--CoA ligase, which translates to MEREEIERLQKKKLKAAVKRAEKIPFLRERLREKRTGEISELSDVAKLPFTIKKDLVNAFPYGALAVPLERVLRIHTSSGSTNKPVTSFYTKKDLEIWSELMARGLACAGARRGDVFQNTTSQGFFTGGLGLIQGAEKLGLTVVPLGSANPEKQLEVMADFGVTVFHAIPSFALRMIEMLEASNGLRASLKIRIGILGAEPWTKEMRTKIEGALGIGAFNNYGLAEVGGPGVAIECPFKSGLHVWEDRFLIEVVDPSTGEPLEEEEEGELVITPLDREAMPILRYRTGDLTRIIDGKCECGRTHRRIEWMRGRIDDMVKIRGIGVYPSTIEKIIASHPESNGNFQILLSGVDDITVKLEVNGAVISDQAAVEKLRRSVFEEIKDATLLRSNVDICPPGTIPRSEGKAKRVIDLRRL; encoded by the coding sequence ATGGAAAGAGAAGAGATCGAGAGACTGCAGAAAAAGAAACTGAAGGCTGCTGTGAAGAGGGCCGAAAAGATACCATTCCTCAGGGAAAGGTTGAGGGAAAAGCGCACAGGAGAAATCTCAGAGCTTAGTGACGTGGCAAAGCTGCCTTTCACCATAAAGAAAGACCTGGTGAACGCCTTCCCGTACGGTGCACTTGCGGTGCCGCTCGAGCGGGTCCTCAGGATACATACATCCTCTGGCAGCACTAATAAGCCTGTAACGTCCTTCTACACGAAAAAAGACCTGGAAATCTGGTCAGAATTGATGGCCAGGGGGCTTGCATGTGCTGGGGCTCGGCGTGGTGATGTATTCCAGAATACGACCTCCCAGGGCTTCTTCACCGGTGGTCTCGGACTGATCCAAGGGGCCGAGAAGCTGGGGCTTACCGTCGTCCCGTTGGGATCGGCGAACCCCGAAAAGCAGCTTGAGGTCATGGCCGACTTCGGAGTCACCGTATTCCATGCGATACCTTCATTCGCCTTGAGGATGATCGAGATGCTCGAGGCTTCGAACGGTCTAAGGGCATCCCTAAAGATCCGCATCGGCATCCTTGGCGCAGAGCCTTGGACAAAGGAGATGCGGACGAAGATCGAAGGGGCACTCGGGATTGGGGCCTTCAACAACTACGGTCTTGCGGAGGTCGGCGGGCCAGGCGTTGCGATCGAGTGCCCATTCAAGTCAGGCCTTCACGTTTGGGAGGACCGATTTCTCATTGAGGTGGTCGACCCGAGCACGGGCGAGCCTCTCGAGGAAGAGGAGGAGGGAGAACTGGTGATCACACCGCTGGACAGGGAGGCTATGCCGATCCTCCGGTATAGAACCGGGGACCTCACGCGCATAATTGACGGAAAGTGCGAATGCGGGAGGACGCACCGAAGGATAGAGTGGATGCGGGGGAGGATAGACGACATGGTGAAGATCAGGGGCATAGGCGTTTACCCGTCCACTATCGAAAAGATCATCGCCTCCCACCCCGAGTCCAACGGGAACTTCCAGATCCTCTTGAGCGGCGTCGATGATATAACGGTAAAATTGGAGGTAAACGGGGCCGTCATCTCGGACCAGGCTGCAGTTGAGAAGCTGAGGAGGTCGGTCTTCGAGGAGATAAAGGATGCGACCCTCCTGCGTTCTAATGTAGATATCTGCCCCCCTGGGACCATACCCAGAAGTGAAGGAAAGGCGAAGAGGGTAATTGACCTTAGGAGGCTCTGA
- a CDS encoding long-chain-fatty-acid--CoA ligase: MSIDSRFSSTAKRFPNKVALKWKGKDYTFKELDSLSNKFAKALSAAGVTKGDRVCIFMQNSPEFAIAHFGILKSGGVTVPLNVMYRKHELRHMINDSGAAAVVTSEINLQFVQEVMKDLKTVKAVIVTSESVPEGAISFYKIMEGFDDTPLPGVNGEEDVAVICYTSGTTGLSKGAMLTHRNFLSNIGTLAEIWDLNENDKVLMALPMFHIHGLGIVVHGMAYCGYTVVLHERFEAARVLEDIRRERCTVFMGVPTMYIRLLEEKNASHDVSSVRLWTVGSAPMPVDAFNKFKEKFGVEILERYGMTETSPVITSNPYRGRRKAGSVGPPIPGVDLAILDDDGRTLPPGEVGEIAVRGPNVMKGYWNRQVETEEAFSGGWFHTGDLGKLDEDGYLYIVGRKKEMIIASGFKVFPREVEEVIHQHPKVKEVAVVGIPDPVRGENVKAFVVLKDGEKATVEEIEEHCRKSLAAFKVPRIFEFVEAIPRTASGKALNRMLAKVKVKDLMEKSVKSIDRRTSAYEAGKYMKEANVGSLIVTDGDMPIGIVTLRDILYKVISIGSLGKDVSLSSIMSTPLVTVDAEEDIAKAAAIMRQWGVWRLPVKDGDGQIIGILSGTDIFRAFAGKKMDVPTSF, translated from the coding sequence ATGAGCATCGACTCGAGGTTTTCGTCGACCGCGAAAAGGTTCCCCAACAAGGTCGCGCTGAAATGGAAAGGTAAGGATTATACGTTTAAAGAGCTGGACTCGCTGTCCAACAAGTTCGCCAAAGCACTTTCTGCCGCGGGTGTCACGAAGGGGGACAGGGTCTGCATATTCATGCAGAACTCCCCCGAATTCGCAATAGCGCACTTTGGCATACTAAAGTCCGGCGGGGTCACAGTACCGCTGAACGTGATGTACAGGAAGCACGAGCTCAGGCACATGATAAACGACTCTGGGGCAGCAGCAGTCGTGACCTCGGAGATAAACCTGCAGTTCGTTCAGGAGGTAATGAAGGACCTGAAGACTGTGAAAGCGGTCATAGTCACTTCCGAGAGCGTTCCGGAAGGCGCCATATCTTTTTACAAGATCATGGAGGGCTTTGACGACACCCCCCTCCCCGGTGTGAACGGAGAGGAGGACGTTGCGGTGATCTGTTACACGTCTGGGACGACTGGGCTCTCCAAGGGGGCAATGCTCACCCACAGGAATTTCCTGTCGAACATAGGCACGCTCGCAGAGATCTGGGACCTCAATGAAAACGACAAGGTGCTTATGGCTCTCCCGATGTTCCATATACACGGGCTAGGTATAGTCGTCCACGGGATGGCTTACTGCGGCTATACCGTCGTCCTCCACGAGAGATTCGAAGCCGCCAGGGTGCTGGAGGATATCAGGAGAGAGAGGTGCACGGTCTTCATGGGTGTCCCGACTATGTACATCAGGCTACTTGAGGAAAAAAACGCATCCCACGACGTATCCTCAGTCAGGCTGTGGACAGTTGGCTCAGCGCCGATGCCGGTCGATGCCTTCAACAAGTTCAAGGAGAAGTTTGGTGTCGAAATACTTGAACGGTATGGCATGACCGAGACCTCTCCGGTGATAACGTCAAATCCCTACAGGGGGCGAAGGAAGGCAGGGTCGGTTGGGCCTCCAATTCCAGGGGTGGATCTTGCGATATTGGACGACGACGGGAGGACGCTGCCGCCTGGCGAAGTCGGAGAGATCGCAGTTAGGGGCCCAAATGTGATGAAGGGATACTGGAACCGCCAGGTCGAAACCGAGGAGGCATTCTCTGGAGGATGGTTCCACACGGGGGACCTCGGCAAGCTGGACGAGGACGGATACCTCTACATTGTAGGCAGGAAGAAGGAGATGATAATCGCCAGCGGCTTTAAGGTATTCCCAAGGGAGGTCGAGGAGGTCATACACCAACACCCGAAGGTAAAGGAGGTTGCTGTCGTCGGAATACCAGATCCCGTGAGGGGTGAAAATGTGAAGGCATTCGTAGTCCTCAAGGATGGAGAGAAAGCGACCGTTGAGGAGATCGAGGAGCACTGCAGGAAGAGCCTTGCAGCCTTCAAGGTACCGAGGATCTTCGAATTCGTTGAGGCGATACCGAGAACTGCCAGCGGCAAGGCACTGAACAGGATGCTTGCGAAAGTCAAGGTCAAAGACCTGATGGAGAAATCTGTAAAGAGCATCGACAGAAGGACTTCAGCCTACGAGGCAGGGAAGTACATGAAGGAGGCCAATGTGGGAAGCCTGATCGTGACCGATGGGGACATGCCGATCGGGATCGTCACGCTACGCGACATACTCTACAAAGTGATCTCGATAGGTAGCCTTGGGAAGGACGTCTCACTCAGCAGTATAATGTCAACTCCACTGGTTACGGTCGACGCGGAGGAGGACATCGCCAAGGCTGCGGCGATAATGCGGCAGTGGGGCGTCTGGAGACTTCCTGTCAAAGATGGAGACGGGCAGATAATAGGGATCCTGAGCGGTACAGACATATTCAGGGCCTTTGCAGGAAAGAAGATGGACGTCCCTACGAGCTTTTAG